One Pseudomonas fluorescens genomic region harbors:
- a CDS encoding alpha/beta hydrolase, producing the protein MISNHRKLAVALLAIGALTQMGGCARDPEKPSVTQLAVSGTKSMLRTDSDMQKVLNEFASFDGKAIEKTTPAEARQQPTMADAVKGVLSDQERDSGPTALVPGVSSRDIQVPGAVGLLPATVYTPEGSGPFPVVLYFHGGGWVFADRKVYDAGARGLAKQANAVVVSVDYRLAPENKFPAAHEDALATYRWLTTKASSVNGDPKRLALAGESAGGNLAVATAIAAQKAGLTAAKHVLAVYPVAQSNTDTESYLKYADAIPLNRPMMLWFIAQATTSPMDSKDPRIDLVHADLKGLPPVTLINAEIDPLRDDGAQLEQALRNAGVSVERRLYSGVTHEFFGTAAVVQKAQEAQVYAGQRLKADLTN; encoded by the coding sequence ATGATTTCAAACCATCGTAAACTGGCCGTCGCGCTGTTAGCCATTGGGGCCCTTACGCAGATGGGCGGATGTGCACGAGACCCTGAAAAACCTTCAGTCACTCAGCTTGCTGTCAGTGGCACCAAGAGTATGCTGCGCACCGATTCGGACATGCAAAAAGTGCTGAACGAATTTGCCAGCTTTGATGGTAAAGCGATTGAAAAAACCACTCCCGCAGAAGCTCGTCAGCAACCGACCATGGCTGACGCCGTCAAGGGCGTTCTATCTGACCAGGAACGAGACAGCGGGCCCACGGCTCTTGTGCCCGGTGTCAGCTCGCGGGACATACAGGTGCCTGGCGCCGTCGGTTTGCTACCAGCAACTGTTTACACTCCAGAAGGCAGCGGGCCTTTTCCTGTGGTCTTGTATTTCCATGGAGGCGGCTGGGTTTTTGCTGATCGGAAGGTCTACGACGCCGGTGCGCGAGGCTTGGCCAAACAGGCTAACGCTGTAGTTGTCTCTGTGGACTACCGGCTCGCCCCGGAAAATAAATTCCCGGCGGCACATGAAGATGCGCTGGCGACTTACCGTTGGCTGACCACCAAAGCGTCTTCGGTGAACGGCGATCCGAAACGTCTTGCGCTGGCTGGCGAGAGCGCCGGCGGTAATCTGGCTGTGGCCACAGCGATAGCCGCCCAGAAGGCGGGATTAACAGCGGCGAAGCACGTGCTGGCGGTGTATCCCGTGGCCCAATCGAACACGGACACCGAATCGTATCTCAAGTACGCCGATGCGATTCCGCTCAATCGCCCGATGATGTTGTGGTTCATTGCTCAGGCCACCACCAGCCCGATGGATAGCAAAGATCCGCGTATTGATCTCGTCCATGCCGATTTGAAAGGACTACCACCAGTGACGTTAATCAACGCCGAAATCGATCCTTTGCGTGACGATGGGGCTCAACTTGAACAGGCGTTACGCAACGCCGGTGTGAGCGTGGAACGTCGGCTCTATTCAGGTGTTACCCACGAATTTTTCGGTACGGCCGCCGTAGTGCAAAAAGCTCAGGAAGCTCAGGTTTATGCAGGACAACGTCTCAAGGCTGATCTGACCAATTGA
- a CDS encoding DUF2934 domain-containing protein has protein sequence MDEQKIREAAYRLWEKDGKPQGQDLEHWFTAEKSDDEDYESSTSSSTIGSENAPSQADFAAETQNEANDGR, from the coding sequence ATGGATGAGCAAAAAATCAGGGAAGCTGCGTATCGGCTTTGGGAGAAAGACGGGAAGCCTCAAGGACAAGATCTGGAGCACTGGTTCACAGCTGAAAAATCAGACGACGAGGATTACGAAAGCTCAACCTCCAGCTCAACAATTGGCAGCGAAAATGCGCCGTCTCAAGCGGATTTTGCTGCCGAAACTCAAAACGAAGCCAACGATGGACGGTAA
- a CDS encoding response regulator translates to MTRIYIVEDEMPLAMLVEDMVIDLGHEVVGMSQRLDEALIAADTIECDLAILDINLNGELSFPVARKLVSRRITIIFASGCGAAALESDFLKATLINKPFSMAQLGDAIERNIA, encoded by the coding sequence ATGACGCGCATATACATCGTGGAAGACGAAATGCCGCTGGCTATGCTGGTAGAGGATATGGTTATTGACTTGGGTCATGAGGTCGTTGGCATGAGTCAGCGCCTGGACGAAGCCCTTATCGCTGCCGATACTATTGAGTGCGATCTCGCCATTCTTGATATCAATCTCAACGGGGAGCTTTCATTTCCCGTCGCAAGGAAACTGGTCAGTAGGCGCATCACCATAATATTTGCTAGCGGCTGTGGCGCAGCGGCTTTGGAGAGCGATTTTCTGAAGGCCACGTTAATCAACAAGCCATTTTCGATGGCTCAGCTCGGCGACGCGATAGAGCGTAATATCGCGTAA
- a CDS encoding SDR family oxidoreductase: protein MDQRNKSLVVICGASAGVGRATAHRFAAAGYSIGLLARDEAGLASTQDELNRYDVQVLSISVDVADASAVEAAAIRLEEALGPLVIWVNSAMATVFSPVEKLTAQEIQRVTEVTYLGTVHGTLAALKLMRQRDNGLIIQVGSALAYRAIPLQAAYCGAKFAVRGFTDSLRCELLHDHSRIRVCMVQLPAINTPQFDWARNKLQKRPQPIPPIHDPDVAARAIFSVIQNPPRELWLGWASIKAIVGTSLMPGLLDRFMARNAYSGQMSEEDDAQRLDNLFAPDNALHQIRGRFVGRSRESAVALTSTQVSALLLLFAFLGGVLLLLF, encoded by the coding sequence ATGGATCAGCGTAATAAGTCTTTAGTGGTTATCTGCGGAGCGAGCGCGGGAGTTGGTCGAGCCACTGCACATCGTTTTGCAGCTGCTGGTTACTCGATCGGTTTGCTCGCTCGAGACGAGGCGGGATTGGCATCAACGCAAGATGAGTTAAATCGATATGATGTTCAGGTGCTGTCTATCAGCGTCGATGTTGCAGATGCATCAGCGGTAGAAGCAGCAGCTATACGTTTGGAAGAAGCATTAGGGCCTTTAGTTATCTGGGTCAATTCAGCAATGGCTACCGTATTCTCACCGGTGGAGAAACTGACTGCGCAGGAAATCCAGCGCGTCACCGAAGTGACGTATCTCGGAACCGTCCACGGAACCTTGGCGGCATTGAAGTTGATGCGCCAGCGCGATAACGGGTTGATAATCCAGGTGGGCTCTGCACTCGCTTATCGTGCGATTCCCTTGCAGGCAGCATATTGTGGAGCCAAATTCGCTGTGCGGGGTTTTACTGATTCGCTGCGTTGCGAATTGTTGCATGACCACAGCCGAATTCGAGTGTGCATGGTGCAATTGCCGGCAATCAATACGCCCCAGTTCGACTGGGCGCGCAACAAGCTTCAAAAGCGGCCACAACCCATCCCTCCCATTCACGATCCGGATGTAGCCGCCAGGGCGATTTTCAGCGTAATTCAGAATCCACCACGGGAGTTGTGGCTGGGATGGGCGTCTATCAAGGCCATCGTCGGCACAAGCCTGATGCCAGGTTTACTGGATCGATTTATGGCCCGTAATGCTTATTCGGGCCAGATGAGTGAAGAGGACGATGCGCAGCGTCTGGATAACCTGTTTGCACCGGACAACGCTCTGCACCAGATTCGCGGTCGGTTTGTCGGCCGTTCGCGTGAATCGGCGGTTGCGTTAACTTCGACGCAGGTATCGGCTCTGTTGTTGCTTTTCGCATTCCTCGGTGGTGTTCTGTTACTACTGTTTTAA
- a CDS encoding TetR/AcrR family transcriptional regulator: MNEKTRQRRPAFDREQGIAIAQALFHQRGFDAVSLSDLTQAMNIKPPSFYAAYGSKAELFERAMHRYAGANALPVDKLLTLDRPPAEALASLLVAAAKQYGRDSTLRGCLITEGMRADDPIARNMAEKLGDAGIQTIRCYLDQACPVAAQALTDYLLITLRGLSAAACSGMSRNRLITVAQIAGKVISEEFGASNTAAKSEPEPRC; encoded by the coding sequence ATGAACGAAAAAACCCGGCAGCGCCGCCCTGCCTTCGACCGCGAGCAAGGGATCGCCATCGCTCAGGCACTGTTTCATCAACGTGGGTTTGACGCGGTCAGCTTGTCCGACCTGACCCAGGCCATGAACATCAAACCCCCGAGCTTCTACGCCGCCTACGGCAGCAAGGCCGAGCTGTTCGAGCGGGCAATGCATCGCTACGCCGGCGCAAACGCGCTACCTGTGGACAAACTACTGACATTGGATCGACCACCGGCAGAAGCGCTGGCGTCGTTATTGGTCGCGGCTGCGAAGCAGTACGGAAGAGATAGCACTTTGCGTGGCTGCTTGATCACAGAAGGCATGCGTGCGGATGATCCGATCGCTCGAAACATGGCTGAGAAACTGGGCGATGCCGGAATCCAGACGATCCGCTGCTACCTTGATCAGGCTTGCCCCGTCGCTGCGCAAGCCCTGACTGACTACCTGCTCATCACTTTGCGTGGGCTGTCGGCTGCGGCCTGCAGCGGCATGTCCCGCAATCGCTTGATAACGGTGGCGCAAATCGCCGGCAAAGTGATTTCTGAAGAGTTCGGGGCAAGCAATACCGCTGCGAAATCAGAGCCAGAGCCTCGTTGTTGA
- the cydB gene encoding cytochrome d ubiquinol oxidase subunit II, translating into MSDNEWLTLFSAAALAFSVLNYVLLDGTDLGVGVLLGLTRCGKQRRAMALTILPIWDANETWLVLGGGGLLALFPLAYAILLPALYLPFIMMFLALILRAVALEFRDYASNDKIKRGVDGLMMTGSLLAGGSQGVVLGTLVQGVPNDGWQYSGGGWDWLGMFPLYCGAVLVVGYTWLGACWLYWRTEQELQWRSALQARALGFVTLVLLAVLVAWTMALNTQYANRLSEPLVWFSGGSLLVVLLIGFILGFKSRRQYLPLFAALGVFILAFALMIMALFPLIVPPHLTLQAAASSPSSQVFMLVGFAVLIPLTLLYNTYGFSVFSGKVHPAGD; encoded by the coding sequence ATGTCGGACAACGAATGGCTGACCTTGTTTTCTGCTGCAGCCTTAGCGTTCTCGGTTTTAAACTATGTGCTACTGGATGGTACCGACCTTGGCGTTGGCGTCCTGCTGGGCTTAACCCGATGCGGTAAGCAGCGCCGAGCCATGGCCCTGACAATCTTGCCTATATGGGATGCTAATGAAACATGGCTGGTGCTAGGTGGTGGTGGCCTGCTGGCATTGTTTCCACTGGCCTACGCCATTCTGCTACCAGCGCTCTATCTCCCTTTTATCATGATGTTTTTGGCTTTGATTCTTCGAGCGGTAGCGTTGGAGTTTCGTGACTACGCGTCAAATGACAAAATCAAGCGTGGCGTGGACGGCTTAATGATGACCGGTTCACTTCTGGCGGGAGGATCTCAGGGTGTGGTCTTGGGCACGCTTGTTCAAGGCGTACCTAATGATGGCTGGCAGTACAGCGGCGGTGGCTGGGATTGGCTAGGGATGTTTCCATTGTACTGTGGTGCAGTGCTCGTGGTGGGCTATACATGGTTGGGGGCCTGCTGGCTTTATTGGCGCACTGAGCAAGAACTTCAGTGGCGATCCGCTCTCCAGGCGAGGGCGTTGGGGTTTGTAACCTTGGTGCTTTTAGCCGTATTGGTTGCTTGGACAATGGCTCTGAATACCCAATATGCAAATCGCCTCTCAGAGCCGTTGGTGTGGTTCTCGGGCGGATCATTACTCGTTGTACTGCTGATAGGATTTATTCTGGGATTTAAAAGCCGCCGTCAGTACCTGCCGCTATTCGCCGCGCTGGGGGTTTTCATTTTGGCGTTTGCACTGATGATTATGGCGCTGTTTCCCCTAATCGTTCCACCGCATTTGACCCTGCAAGCCGCCGCTTCCAGTCCAAGCAGCCAAGTGTTCATGTTGGTCGGATTTGCGGTTTTGATACCGCTGACTCTTTTGTACAACACCTATGGCTTTAGCGTCTTTAGTGGAAAGGTTCATCCTGCTGGCGACTGA
- a CDS encoding zinc-dependent alcohol dehydrogenase: protein MKAVVFHGVGDIRLDEVLEPTIQSPTDAIVKITASAICGTDLHFIRGSAPDMQTGTILGHEGVGIVETLGADVRNLKIGDRVLIPSTIACGNCSYCRAGYFAQCDIANPNGKTAGTSFFGGPKSTGPFDGLQAEKARIPFAHIGLIKLPDEITDDQAIAMSDIFPTAWFGAEMAEIKDGDTVAVFGCGPVGLFAIVSAKLMGAGRVFAVDCFDDRLARAQELGAECINFEKEDPVKTIARLTADIGVDRAIDAVGIDANHAHHGEVHETAQWQPGDEPSQALQWAVEAVAKAGTISIIGVYPAGFDSFPIGAAMNKNIRINMGNCHHRKYIPKLIEMTLAGRVDPAKILTQTEPLTDAISAFKSFDKHQSGWIKVKLEPSTSS from the coding sequence ATGAAAGCTGTCGTATTCCATGGCGTGGGCGACATCAGGCTGGATGAAGTCCTAGAACCAACAATCCAGTCACCCACGGATGCCATCGTAAAAATTACCGCGTCGGCAATTTGCGGAACGGATCTGCATTTTATCCGGGGAAGTGCTCCGGACATGCAAACAGGCACCATCCTTGGCCACGAAGGCGTAGGTATCGTCGAAACGCTTGGGGCAGACGTGCGCAATTTAAAAATAGGTGACAGGGTCTTGATCCCTTCGACCATCGCCTGCGGTAACTGCTCGTATTGTCGTGCCGGATATTTTGCCCAGTGCGATATTGCGAATCCCAATGGCAAAACGGCAGGTACCTCTTTTTTTGGCGGCCCCAAAAGCACTGGCCCGTTCGATGGCCTTCAAGCAGAGAAGGCCCGCATTCCTTTCGCTCATATAGGTTTGATCAAGCTTCCAGATGAAATCACCGATGACCAAGCTATTGCAATGTCGGACATTTTTCCGACAGCTTGGTTTGGGGCTGAAATGGCCGAGATCAAAGATGGCGATACCGTTGCTGTATTCGGTTGTGGCCCGGTGGGTTTGTTTGCAATTGTCAGCGCCAAGCTGATGGGCGCCGGCAGGGTATTCGCCGTTGATTGCTTTGATGACCGACTAGCTCGCGCACAGGAACTTGGTGCCGAATGCATCAATTTTGAAAAGGAAGACCCGGTCAAAACCATCGCTCGTCTGACCGCCGACATCGGCGTCGATCGGGCTATTGATGCGGTCGGTATCGATGCCAATCATGCTCACCATGGCGAGGTGCACGAAACTGCGCAGTGGCAGCCAGGCGATGAGCCTTCCCAAGCGCTGCAATGGGCCGTAGAAGCTGTGGCGAAGGCGGGTACGATATCGATTATAGGGGTTTATCCAGCCGGGTTTGACAGTTTCCCAATCGGCGCTGCGATGAACAAGAACATCCGCATTAACATGGGCAATTGCCATCACCGAAAATACATTCCCAAGCTCATCGAGATGACTCTCGCCGGACGAGTTGATCCTGCAAAAATCCTCACCCAGACCGAACCGCTGACGGATGCGATTTCCGCCTTTAAATCATTCGATAAACACCAGTCCGGTTGGATCAAGGTCAAGCTCGAACCGTCTACGTCCTCATAG
- a CDS encoding SDR family oxidoreductase, producing the protein MNSYPVPPFKPQQQPIPGEQSKMEPCPDCGENSYRGSGRLANKIALITGGDSGIGRAVAIAFAREGADIAIAYLDEHEDAKETARWVEDAGRQCILLPGDLATLTHCAGIVNDTVTKFGRIDILVNNAAFQMTHETLEEIPDQEWLKTFDVNVTAMFRLCKAALPNMAPGSSIINTSSVNSDAPSPSLLAYATTKGAIANFTAGLAQMLGKRGIRVNSVAPGPIWTPLIVSTMSEESVKNFGSTTPLGRPGQPVEVAPIYVLLASDEGSYISGERYGVTGGKPIL; encoded by the coding sequence ATGAACAGTTATCCCGTACCACCCTTCAAACCTCAGCAACAACCTATACCCGGCGAACAAAGCAAAATGGAACCGTGCCCCGATTGCGGAGAGAATAGCTATCGAGGATCAGGCCGGCTTGCCAATAAAATCGCGTTGATTACCGGTGGTGATAGCGGTATTGGGCGCGCAGTTGCCATCGCCTTTGCGCGTGAAGGGGCTGACATTGCTATTGCCTATCTGGATGAACACGAAGACGCGAAGGAAACCGCACGCTGGGTAGAAGACGCTGGACGTCAATGCATTCTGTTGCCTGGAGATCTGGCGACCCTTACGCATTGTGCCGGGATCGTAAACGACACAGTAACGAAGTTCGGGCGCATCGATATCTTGGTTAACAATGCGGCATTTCAGATGACCCATGAAACATTGGAAGAGATACCTGACCAAGAATGGTTAAAGACGTTTGACGTCAATGTCACGGCGATGTTTCGTCTCTGCAAGGCTGCGCTACCCAACATGGCACCCGGCAGCTCGATCATCAACACCAGTTCCGTCAATTCCGACGCACCAAGTCCCAGCCTGTTGGCATATGCCACCACAAAAGGTGCCATCGCGAACTTCACCGCTGGCCTTGCTCAGATGCTTGGCAAGCGTGGTATTCGTGTTAATAGTGTCGCCCCTGGGCCAATTTGGACGCCCTTGATTGTGTCCACAATGTCCGAAGAATCGGTGAAAAATTTTGGATCAACAACCCCGCTGGGTCGTCCAGGACAACCTGTCGAGGTCGCGCCGATCTATGTTCTGCTTGCGTCAGATGAGGGCAGTTATATCTCAGGCGAGCGCTACGGAGTGACCGGAGGCAAACCCATTTTGTGA
- a CDS encoding DUF488 family protein yields MIFTVGHSTKPIDVFVQMLQSFDVNAVVDIRTVPRSRTNPQYNLDVLPELLAQSDILHYQIAALGGLRKKSKTVPDEVNAFWDNRSFHNYADYALSDEFEQGLRQLLELSDTKRCAIMCSEAVWWRCHRRIVADYLLIRELEMFHIMDIGKSTRAVLNPSAEASGFKLSYPRSK; encoded by the coding sequence GTGATTTTCACTGTGGGTCATTCGACCAAGCCAATCGACGTCTTCGTCCAAATGTTGCAGAGCTTTGATGTCAACGCTGTGGTGGACATTCGGACTGTCCCACGCTCCCGGACGAATCCTCAATACAACCTGGATGTCCTTCCTGAGCTACTAGCCCAATCAGACATCTTGCATTACCAGATTGCAGCTCTAGGTGGATTACGCAAGAAATCGAAAACCGTCCCGGATGAGGTCAATGCGTTCTGGGATAATCGAAGCTTCCATAACTATGCTGATTACGCCCTCTCGGACGAATTTGAACAGGGGTTGCGCCAGTTGTTGGAGCTGAGCGACACCAAGCGCTGCGCCATCATGTGCTCCGAGGCCGTTTGGTGGCGATGCCATCGTCGAATAGTCGCCGACTACCTACTGATCCGAGAGCTTGAAATGTTCCACATCATGGACATCGGCAAATCTACGAGGGCGGTACTTAATCCTTCTGCCGAAGCATCTGGCTTTAAACTCTCATACCCTCGATCGAAATAG
- a CDS encoding cytochrome ubiquinol oxidase subunit I, producing MVEVDSALMAARAQFAITISFHIVFAALTIGLANFLMVLEAVWLLRGRKTYIDAYRYWLKIFALTVVVGTSSGLILEYQFGLNWSRLSVLAGDIIGPLMFYEVLAAFFIEAGFLGIMLFGLKKVGPRLHFFATCAVAFGSLCSAFWILSANSWMHTPAGYSISTDGRFIAEDWWAIIFNPSFPYRLVHMTLATLLGTATLVAGISAWQLLRTHENRRARLTYSMALWAIVLLIPLQIVVGDLHGRHSLKVQPQKVAAIEGSWTRPSEGEGEPLRLFAIPDMAERRNNWELAIPRIGSLYLHHDLTSTIAALDEFPREDIPPVPTVFFAFRIMVGLGLLMAVQGLASLVLRWRRRLYDSRWMLRTCVLMAPGGLLAMLSGWVVTEVGRQPFTVYGLLRTADSLSSVSRQQVIGSTWFILLFYLLTLGVSFWVLGRILREPPQRDEPGPQPTLADEID from the coding sequence ATGGTCGAGGTTGATTCGGCATTGATGGCAGCGCGAGCTCAGTTCGCGATTACCATCAGTTTTCATATTGTGTTCGCAGCGCTCACGATAGGCTTGGCCAATTTTCTAATGGTGCTTGAGGCTGTCTGGCTATTGCGTGGGCGGAAAACATATATTGATGCCTATCGTTACTGGCTAAAAATCTTTGCTCTCACGGTGGTCGTGGGCACATCCTCGGGTCTTATTCTTGAGTATCAATTCGGGCTCAATTGGTCACGTCTTTCGGTCTTGGCGGGCGATATTATCGGCCCACTGATGTTCTACGAAGTCTTGGCCGCTTTTTTTATAGAAGCTGGCTTTCTTGGCATAATGCTATTCGGATTGAAGAAAGTAGGCCCTCGTCTGCATTTTTTTGCTACCTGCGCGGTAGCCTTTGGATCCTTGTGCAGCGCGTTCTGGATCCTTTCAGCCAATTCTTGGATGCACACACCTGCCGGCTATTCAATAAGCACCGACGGCCGATTCATTGCCGAAGATTGGTGGGCAATCATATTCAATCCGTCGTTCCCGTATCGGCTAGTGCATATGACGTTGGCCACATTGCTCGGCACGGCCACACTGGTGGCCGGTATCAGCGCTTGGCAATTATTACGTACACACGAGAATCGGCGAGCACGGCTTACATACTCGATGGCGCTGTGGGCGATTGTTTTGCTCATACCACTGCAAATTGTAGTCGGGGATCTTCATGGTCGGCACAGCCTCAAGGTTCAACCGCAAAAAGTAGCAGCCATCGAAGGTTCCTGGACGCGACCTTCAGAAGGCGAAGGGGAGCCATTACGCTTATTCGCCATTCCTGACATGGCTGAGCGGCGAAACAATTGGGAGTTGGCGATTCCACGCATAGGGTCGCTGTACCTGCACCATGATTTGACTAGCACGATCGCCGCGCTGGACGAATTCCCGCGTGAAGACATCCCGCCAGTACCTACGGTTTTTTTCGCTTTCCGAATAATGGTCGGTTTGGGCCTATTGATGGCGGTGCAGGGGCTAGCCAGTTTGGTGCTCCGATGGCGACGGCGCTTATACGACTCGCGTTGGATGCTTCGGACGTGTGTGCTCATGGCCCCAGGCGGATTGTTGGCAATGTTGAGTGGCTGGGTAGTAACCGAAGTTGGTCGTCAGCCCTTCACTGTCTACGGCTTGCTGCGCACGGCTGACAGTTTGTCATCGGTGTCTCGACAGCAAGTGATCGGTTCAACCTGGTTCATCCTGTTGTTCTACCTGCTGACGCTTGGGGTAAGTTTTTGGGTACTGGGGCGAATTCTGCGTGAACCACCTCAAAGAGATGAACCCGGGCCACAGCCAACCTTGGCTGACGAGATAGATTAA
- a CDS encoding DUF1652 domain-containing protein produces the protein MPPIASNKLMQPRSVFSHYARWCLIRLFSVTTMRSDVKPQTAKHPLIGLLPRMKDLMISTLELRHIVECGFLPLSCTCTLNSDGSLMVKVFEASSGRVELLVTGISVTRLSSSRAIANLIGELRSEMVARQTNFDRSANR, from the coding sequence ATGCCGCCGATTGCCTCAAACAAGCTGATGCAGCCGAGAAGCGTCTTCAGCCACTACGCGCGTTGGTGCTTGATCCGACTTTTTTCGGTCACGACGATGCGAAGTGACGTCAAGCCGCAGACCGCAAAACATCCATTAATTGGCTTACTTCCAAGGATGAAAGACCTGATGATATCCACACTTGAACTCCGCCATATAGTTGAGTGCGGGTTCCTGCCGCTCTCTTGCACCTGCACCTTAAATTCGGACGGCTCGCTTATGGTGAAAGTTTTTGAGGCTTCTTCGGGTCGCGTAGAGTTATTGGTCACAGGAATCTCAGTGACAAGACTTTCTTCCAGTCGTGCGATAGCAAATCTGATCGGCGAACTTCGGAGTGAAATGGTGGCTCGCCAAACAAATTTCGATAGATCTGCGAACCGATAA
- a CDS encoding chemotaxis protein CheB, which translates to MTDGLDVDLRNVVVIGASAGGVQALISLFENLPSHVPAAFLVVLHIPAYEPSVLHKILSRATSMRVVAAQDGERIQPGTVYVAIADRHLMLMHEGIRLTRGPKECRVRPAVDVLFRSAAASYGARVMGIILSGALDDGTAGLWAVKDQGGMTFVQDPSQAMLSSMPESAIQHVQIDLIGSTATIAQQIAGTVGSRADRLPHHAQTPHEIENTISLKGNGLEAGVMGLGKVSQFTCPDCHGVLVQIEEGSIVRFRCHTGHAFSMKSLICEVNAAIDTGLWDTLRAVEERILLLRQMSDQATIVGASHDAADCLKQADAAEKRLQPLRALVLDPTFFGHDDAK; encoded by the coding sequence GTGACGGATGGGCTGGATGTTGACTTACGAAACGTCGTGGTCATTGGTGCCTCGGCAGGAGGCGTGCAGGCACTCATTTCGCTGTTTGAAAATTTGCCTTCTCATGTGCCCGCTGCGTTTCTCGTGGTACTGCATATCCCTGCATACGAGCCCAGCGTGCTTCACAAAATTCTTTCCAGAGCGACCAGCATGCGAGTGGTTGCAGCGCAAGACGGCGAGCGCATCCAGCCGGGTACCGTCTATGTCGCCATTGCTGATCGTCACCTAATGCTGATGCATGAAGGCATACGACTGACGCGCGGGCCAAAGGAGTGCCGCGTGCGGCCTGCGGTCGACGTATTGTTCCGCTCAGCGGCGGCCAGTTACGGCGCCAGGGTCATGGGCATCATCTTGTCAGGTGCTCTAGATGACGGCACTGCGGGTCTTTGGGCCGTAAAAGATCAAGGCGGTATGACCTTCGTTCAGGATCCGTCGCAAGCCATGCTCAGCTCCATGCCTGAGAGCGCAATCCAACACGTCCAGATCGATCTGATAGGTTCGACTGCGACCATCGCTCAGCAGATCGCCGGAACGGTCGGAAGTCGTGCTGACCGTTTGCCTCATCATGCGCAAACACCTCACGAGATCGAAAATACCATTTCCTTGAAAGGCAACGGTCTCGAAGCAGGCGTAATGGGGCTCGGTAAAGTGTCTCAATTCACCTGTCCCGATTGTCATGGCGTGCTGGTGCAAATCGAGGAGGGTTCCATCGTTAGATTTCGCTGCCACACGGGACATGCATTTTCTATGAAGTCGCTCATTTGTGAAGTCAATGCCGCCATTGATACCGGACTTTGGGATACCTTGAGAGCCGTGGAAGAGAGGATTTTGCTACTGCGTCAGATGTCCGACCAAGCGACCATCGTCGGCGCATCTCACGATGCCGCCGATTGCCTCAAACAAGCTGATGCAGCCGAGAAGCGTCTTCAGCCACTACGCGCGTTGGTGCTTGATCCGACTTTTTTCGGTCACGACGATGCGAAGTGA
- a CDS encoding DUF2934 domain-containing protein has translation MDEQEIREAAYRLWEKQGKPQGQELEHWFTAEKTGDKEDSSKPASELKLSDVDPKSVANNTNDNLKSKKQKARKA, from the coding sequence ATGGATGAGCAAGAAATTCGAGAGGCTGCGTATCGCTTGTGGGAAAAGCAGGGCAAGCCTCAAGGACAAGAGCTGGAGCACTGGTTTACTGCTGAAAAAACGGGAGATAAGGAGGATTCGTCTAAACCAGCTTCCGAGCTCAAACTTAGTGACGTAGACCCTAAGTCGGTTGCAAATAATACAAATGATAATCTGAAGTCCAAAAAGCAAAAGGCACGTAAGGCATAA